A single genomic interval of Oryza sativa Japonica Group chromosome 7, ASM3414082v1 harbors:
- the LOC112939669 gene encoding uncharacterized protein encodes MADAVAVAGSVEMPVNLLPALHSADTSAAAASTTAPCSSATSSGIRVSSASSGPPCPSSSAASPPPHVSASSGSRVSSASSGPPCSSSVSAATRRQAAVVVYELPAAAADVTVCKVEGGQLMLPSTFPYFILVALEVGGLFRGLLLLLLYSLYPVLLLLGHGRATKLMVMVSFADVRKEDGSSSFRVGSAVMPKLFLEDVSAEPSILHLLFPHPHTAAYHAVVIVLLPSPTIHSPLGSRRPFRLPLRSSRRSSVPPLFGNLAGVPTLAGAAVAARRRGGNDLRRWIWRRRPREGRIRRPRKELGSRRRAAGTVTACSGGSGGAVAEAEDSGAPETEGPSGRPAARRWRSRGGGPAWMGSVEVAVTWYGGGRESMRGGSGKGVNARGFRRGWRRGSHCGGSSPPAARCSARRKRLPRTSTSRWATDATRDVLVCCVEVLDVLQIEMRLFFLCELLSLLQLSSFPWSLLVEITYRGRQLLPILTLQHCC; translated from the exons ATGGCCGATGCCGTGGCGGTGGCCGGGTCAGTGGAGATGCCGGTGAATCTGCTCCCGGCGCTCCACTCCGCGGACACTAGCGCTGCAGCAGCGTCCACTACGGCGCCCTGCAGCAGCGCGACGAGCAGCGGCATCCGTGTGTCGTCGGCGAGCAGCGGTCCTCCATGcccatcctcctccgccgccagccCACCACCACACGTT TCGGCGAGCAGCGGCAGCCGTGTGTCGTCGGCGAGCAGCGGTCCTCCATGCTCATCttccgtctccgccgccacgCGTCGTCAGGCGGCCGTCGTCGTTTAcgagctgccggcggcggcggcggacgtgaCGGTGTGCAAGGTGGAGGGCGGCCAGCTCATGTTGCCGTCGACCTTCCCGTACTTCATACTCGTCGCGCTGGAGGTCGGGGGACTCTTCCGCGgacttctgctgctgctgctgtacaGCCTCTACCCCGTGCTGCTCCTGCTCGGCCATGGCCGGGCGACCAAGCTCATGGTCATGGTGAGCTTTGCCGACGTCAGGAAGGAGGATGGGTCGTCGTCGTTCAGGGTGGGCAGCGCGGTGATGCCCAAGCTGTTCCTGGAAGACGTCAGCGCTGAG CCATCCATTCTTCACCTTCTCTTTCCCCACCCTCACACCGCCGCCTACcacgccgtcgtcatcgtcctcctccctTCGCCCACCATCCACAGCCCCCTCGGATCTCGCCGCCCcttccgcctccccctccgctcctcTCGCCGCTCCTCCGTCCCCCCCCTCTTCGGCAATCTCGCCGGCGTCCCAACTCtagcgggagcggcggtggcagcaaGGAGGCGCGGCGGCAACGACCTGCGGCGGTGGATTTGGCGGCGCCGTCCTAGGgaaggccggatccgccgccctagGAAGGAGCTCGGCtctcggcggcgggcggcgggcacAGTGACAGCCTGCTCCGGCGGATCTGGTGGCGCCGTCGCAGAGGCGGAGGACAGCGGCGCGCCAGAGACGGAGGGCCCGTCGGGCAGGCCGGcagcgaggcggtggcggagccgCGGAGGCGGGCCGGCGTGGATGGGGtcggtggaggtggcggtgaCCTGGTACGGCGGCGGAAGGGAGTCAATGCGAGGGGGTTCAGGCAAGGGAGTCAATGCGAGGGGGTTCAGGCGAGGCTGGCGGCGTGGCTCACACTGTGGCGGCTCCTCTCCTCCGGCGGCAAGGTGCTCGGCGAGGAGGAAAAGGCTGCCGAGAACATCTACATCAAG ATGGGCTACAGATGCAACTAGAGATGTATTGGTGTGCTGTGTAGAGGTTTTGGATGTGCTCCAAATTGAAATGAGGCTGTTTTTCCTGTGCGAATTGCTGAGTTTGCTTCAACTTTCATCCTTCCCATGGTCACTTTTG GTGGAGATAACATACAGAGGGAGACAGCTCCTCCCGATCCTGACATTGCAGCAT TGCTGCTAA